A genomic stretch from Oleomonas cavernae includes:
- a CDS encoding response regulator: MSVDLQMPILIVDDYKTMLRIIRNLLKQLGFDNVDEATDGQQALSRLKAKPYSLVISDWNMEPMTGYDLLKEVRADDQLKKTPFIMITAESKTENVIAAKQAGVNNYIVKPFNAETLKTKMRAVLGDF, from the coding sequence ATGTCCGTCGACCTGCAAATGCCGATCCTGATCGTCGACGACTACAAGACGATGCTGCGCATTATCCGCAACCTGCTGAAGCAGCTCGGCTTCGATAATGTCGACGAAGCCACCGACGGGCAGCAGGCGCTGTCCCGCCTGAAGGCCAAGCCCTACAGCCTGGTGATCTCGGACTGGAACATGGAGCCGATGACCGGCTACGACCTGCTCAAGGAAGTCCGTGCCGACGACCAGCTCAAGAAGACGCCGTTCATCATGATCACGGCGGAATCGAAGACGGAAAACGTCATCGCGGCCAAGCAGGCGGGCGTGAACAACTACATCGTCAAGCCGTTCAACGCCGAGACGCTCAAGACCAAGATGCGCGCCGTCCTGGGCGATTTCTGA
- a CDS encoding protein phosphatase CheZ — translation MLADALHTKVGDLVDHLRNTRATPPSLVDIAAVTEVLIGTMQAYFRSIDTEIYREFRNLSDYIARARGEIASLRPSDLKNERLPRAGRELEAIVRSTEDATNTIMAAAEAIMASDPAPAVSERCMEIFEACSFQDITGQRISKVVETLTYIEDRVARLKDALGAEHDAPPPEAPPTGDRALLNGPALEGEGIAQDEVDRLMGTPAPAKPQASQADIDALFD, via the coding sequence ATGCTGGCCGACGCCCTCCATACCAAGGTCGGCGATCTGGTCGATCACCTGCGCAACACCCGGGCGACGCCGCCCAGCCTGGTCGACATCGCGGCGGTGACCGAGGTGCTGATCGGCACCATGCAGGCCTATTTCCGCTCGATCGACACCGAGATCTACCGGGAATTCCGCAATCTCTCTGACTATATCGCCCGGGCGCGGGGCGAGATCGCCTCGCTGCGTCCCAGCGACCTGAAGAACGAGCGGCTGCCGCGCGCCGGGCGCGAACTCGAGGCCATCGTCCGCTCGACCGAGGATGCGACCAACACCATCATGGCCGCGGCCGAGGCGATCATGGCCAGCGACCCGGCCCCGGCCGTGAGCGAGCGCTGCATGGAAATCTTCGAGGCCTGCTCGTTCCAGGACATCACCGGCCAGCGCATTTCCAAGGTGGTCGAAACCCTGACCTATATCGAGGACCGGGTCGCGCGCCTGAAAGACGCCCTGGGCGCCGAGCATGATGCACCGCCCCCGGAGGCCCCGCCCACCGGCGACCGCGCCCTGCTGAACGGCCCCGCCCTCGAGGGCGAGGGCATCGCCCAGGACGAGGTCGACCGCCTGATGGGGACCCCGGCGCCGGCCAAGCCCCAGGCCAGCCAGGCCGATATCGACGCGCTGTTCGACTGA
- a CDS encoding TIGR01459 family HAD-type hydrolase — MPVVTIVDHLAPLLEKPEGAVVDLWGVVHNGIAAFPEALDALTRFKAKGGRVVMLSNAPRPSSLVYLQLDRLGVPRNLYDAVVTSGDAARTALEAQGLGAVLHIGPERDRPLFDGLQMDLVETAEAADLIVCTGLFDDDTETAETYRDQLEACQARGLTLVCANPDRIVMRGDKVIPCAGAVAKLYEALGGRVDWHGKPYPSVYDRSLAILGTLPADTIAIGDGIETDIPGANAQGIPAILVTGGVHADLWNDPPDGARLGQVLDSHGIHVTAAIDRFRW, encoded by the coding sequence ATGCCTGTTGTAACGATTGTCGATCACCTCGCCCCCCTGCTCGAGAAGCCCGAGGGCGCCGTCGTCGACCTGTGGGGCGTGGTCCACAACGGGATCGCCGCCTTTCCCGAGGCCCTCGATGCACTGACCCGGTTCAAGGCGAAGGGCGGCCGCGTGGTCATGCTTTCCAACGCCCCGCGCCCCTCGAGTTTGGTCTATCTGCAACTGGACCGGTTGGGCGTGCCGCGCAACCTCTATGATGCCGTGGTGACCTCGGGCGATGCGGCGCGCACGGCGCTCGAGGCGCAGGGCCTGGGCGCCGTCCTGCACATCGGCCCCGAGCGCGACCGGCCCCTGTTCGACGGCCTTCAGATGGACCTGGTCGAGACGGCCGAGGCGGCGGACCTGATCGTCTGCACCGGCCTGTTCGACGACGATACCGAGACGGCCGAGACCTACCGCGACCAGCTCGAAGCCTGCCAGGCCCGCGGCCTGACCCTGGTCTGCGCCAATCCCGATCGCATCGTCATGCGCGGCGACAAGGTCATTCCCTGCGCCGGGGCTGTGGCCAAGCTGTACGAGGCCCTGGGCGGCCGGGTCGACTGGCACGGCAAGCCCTATCCTTCCGTCTATGACCGCTCCCTGGCGATCCTGGGCACCTTGCCGGCCGACACCATCGCCATCGGCGACGGGATCGAGACCGATATTCCCGGCGCCAATGCCCAAGGCATCCCCGCGATCCTGGTGACCGGCGGCGTCCATGCCGACCTGTGGAACGACCCGCCGGACGGGGCACGGCTTGGCCAGGTGCTCGACAGCCACGGCATCCACGTAACCGCCGCGATCGATCGGTTCAGGTGGTAG
- a CDS encoding glutathione peroxidase, whose protein sequence is MANAHDFSFPGIDGGEIRLRDFAGKPVLVVNTASACGLTPQYAGLEALWKKYGGEGLVVLGVPANDFGAQEPGTEAEIKTFCETRFAVDFPMAAKQPVIGGSAHPFYAWAAAELGEAGTPKWNFHKYLIAPDGTLAASFGSRTAPEAPEVVEAIEAALATPTA, encoded by the coding sequence ATGGCAAATGCACACGATTTCAGTTTTCCAGGGATCGACGGCGGGGAAATCCGCCTGAGAGATTTCGCCGGCAAGCCGGTCCTGGTGGTCAATACCGCTTCGGCCTGCGGGCTGACGCCGCAATACGCGGGGCTCGAAGCCCTGTGGAAGAAGTACGGCGGCGAGGGCCTGGTGGTCCTGGGCGTGCCGGCCAACGACTTCGGCGCCCAGGAGCCGGGGACCGAGGCCGAGATCAAGACCTTCTGCGAAACCCGCTTCGCGGTCGACTTCCCCATGGCCGCCAAGCAGCCGGTGATCGGCGGCAGTGCCCATCCCTTCTATGCCTGGGCGGCGGCGGAACTGGGCGAGGCGGGCACGCCCAAATGGAATTTCCACAAGTACCTGATCGCGCCCGACGGCACGCTCGCTGCCTCGTTCGGCTCGCGCACGGCGCCTGAGGCACCCGAAGTGGTCGAGGCGATCGAGGCGGCCTTGGCGACCCCCACCGCTTGA
- a CDS encoding C69 family dipeptidase gives MCDTMVVPPAVSGGAMLFAKNSDREGSEAQVIEVHRRRRAAPGAMLHATYLSLPEVYETAAVLICRPYWMWGAEMGVNEHGLAIGNEAVFSRVRPAKDAAPALSGMDLVRLGLERARSAESAVAVITTLVERYGQGADGGHSRPFHYDSAFLIADSRDAFVVETAGQHWAVERVTGARAISNAYSIHGRFERLSGNAKAFAVERGWARADAPFDFARAFADPFRSFAARGRQRACRARGLIDAQAAKGSVHLRDLMGVLRDHGPRGHRAGWRPDGLLPSSICAHGGHGPARRAAQTTMSLVAALDRALSEIWATGGSAPCTALFRPFFIETGLPVAEPAPTDRADGACLWWRQERLHRAVIQDHGSRLALYAPARDALEVALMAEIERARAAAADRPAAERRHLLSQVGQAAWTVAEDALARWTRIAEDGPIARRPGALFRYHWRHLAKRAHTQPM, from the coding sequence ATGTGCGACACCATGGTCGTGCCGCCCGCGGTCTCAGGCGGCGCCATGCTGTTCGCCAAGAACAGCGACCGTGAGGGCAGCGAAGCACAGGTCATTGAAGTCCATCGGCGGCGCCGCGCGGCGCCCGGTGCGATGCTGCACGCCACCTATCTGAGCCTGCCCGAGGTCTATGAGACCGCCGCCGTCCTGATCTGCCGCCCCTACTGGATGTGGGGCGCCGAAATGGGCGTGAACGAACATGGCCTGGCGATCGGCAACGAGGCGGTGTTCTCGCGCGTCAGGCCGGCCAAGGACGCCGCCCCTGCCCTGTCGGGCATGGACCTGGTGCGCCTGGGCCTCGAGCGCGCCCGCTCGGCCGAATCCGCGGTCGCCGTGATCACCACCTTGGTCGAGCGCTATGGCCAGGGTGCCGATGGCGGCCACAGCCGGCCCTTCCACTATGACAGCGCCTTCCTGATCGCCGACAGCCGCGATGCCTTCGTGGTGGAGACGGCCGGCCAGCATTGGGCGGTGGAACGGGTGACCGGTGCGCGGGCGATCTCCAACGCCTATTCGATTCATGGCCGCTTCGAACGCCTGTCGGGCAATGCCAAGGCCTTTGCCGTCGAGCGCGGCTGGGCCAGGGCCGACGCCCCGTTCGACTTCGCCCGCGCCTTCGCCGACCCGTTCAGGAGTTTTGCCGCGCGCGGTCGCCAGCGCGCCTGCCGGGCCCGCGGCCTGATCGACGCCCAGGCCGCCAAGGGCTCGGTCCATCTGCGCGACCTGATGGGCGTGCTGCGCGACCACGGGCCGCGCGGCCATCGTGCCGGCTGGCGCCCGGACGGCCTGCTGCCGTCCAGCATCTGCGCCCATGGCGGCCACGGACCGGCGCGCCGCGCCGCGCAGACCACCATGAGCCTGGTCGCCGCCCTGGACCGCGCCTTGAGCGAAATCTGGGCCACCGGCGGCTCGGCCCCCTGCACCGCCCTGTTCCGGCCCTTCTTCATCGAGACCGGCCTGCCCGTCGCCGAGCCGGCGCCGACCGACCGGGCGGACGGCGCGTGCCTGTGGTGGCGGCAGGAGCGGCTGCACCGCGCGGTGATCCAGGATCACGGCAGCCGGCTGGCGCTCTATGCCCCTGCCCGCGACGCGCTGGAAGTGGCCCTGATGGCCGAAATCGAGCGTGCCCGCGCGGCGGCGGCCGACAGGCCTGCCGCCGAACGGCGCCATCTGCTGTCCCAGGTCGGCCAGGCTGCCTGGACGGTGGCCGAGGATGCCCTGGCCCGCTGGACCCGCATTGCCGAGGACGGGCCGATCGCCCGCCGCCCCGGCGCCTTGTTCCGCTATCATTGGCGCCATCTTGCCAAGCGCGCCCATACCCAACCCATGTGA
- a CDS encoding class I SAM-dependent methyltransferase — translation MAVDLTGVSETLLIPLYAQWRENRRRRPVLQDPKVDEIVERLGVSFAKFMPSAVERILIVLRKKIIDRLVADHLRRHAGRAAVINLGCGLCSRFDRLDDGKVTWIDIDLAAVEPIWHEAFAGHDSRRRFVRGSVEQADLFDTLAVPQGGVPIVILEGVSMYLSEDKMRDLAARIAARFPGATFVFDILASWIARGSALYPSIAVTGARFTWGLDKPKTVESWGPGWRLIEDVSLARHLNAVYGPLGWLGRLNPVLRSAYRVLALKLGR, via the coding sequence GTGGCGGTTGATTTGACGGGCGTTTCGGAAACGCTGCTGATCCCGCTCTATGCCCAGTGGCGCGAGAACCGTCGCCGCCGGCCGGTCCTGCAGGACCCCAAGGTGGACGAGATCGTCGAGCGCCTAGGGGTCAGCTTCGCCAAATTCATGCCCAGCGCGGTCGAGCGCATCCTGATCGTGCTGCGCAAGAAGATCATCGACCGGCTGGTCGCCGATCACCTGCGCCGCCACGCCGGCCGCGCCGCGGTGATCAACCTGGGCTGCGGCCTGTGCAGCCGCTTCGACCGCCTCGACGACGGCAAGGTGACCTGGATCGACATCGACCTCGCCGCGGTCGAGCCGATCTGGCACGAGGCCTTTGCCGGTCACGACAGCCGGCGCCGCTTCGTGCGCGGCTCGGTCGAGCAGGCCGACCTGTTCGACACGCTGGCGGTGCCCCAGGGCGGGGTGCCCATCGTCATCCTCGAAGGCGTCTCGATGTATCTGTCGGAAGACAAGATGCGCGACCTGGCCGCTCGCATCGCCGCGCGCTTCCCCGGCGCCACCTTCGTCTTCGACATTCTCGCCTCGTGGATCGCCCGCGGCTCGGCCCTCTATCCCTCGATCGCGGTCACCGGCGCCCGCTTCACCTGGGGCCTGGACAAGCCCAAAACGGTCGAGTCCTGGGGCCCGGGCTGGCGCCTGATCGAGGATGTCTCGCTGGCCCGCCACCTCAACGCCGTCTATGGCCCGCTGGGCTGGCTCGGCCGCCTGAACCCGGTGCTGCGCAGCGCCTACCGGGTCCTGGCGCTGAAGCTCGGCCGCTAA
- a CDS encoding MaoC family dehydratase, translating to MMSQYQGIYFEDLTIGQAARFSKTVSEADILMFAGVSGDTNPVHLDAEYAATTPFKERIAHGMLSAGLISAVLGTKLPGPGAVYVGQTLKFKAPVKIGDTVVAEAKVIELDPNKKRAVFATTCTVRGKVVVEGEATIMVPGRPVAA from the coding sequence ATGATGTCGCAGTATCAGGGCATCTATTTCGAAGACCTCACCATCGGGCAGGCCGCCCGCTTCTCCAAGACCGTGTCGGAAGCCGACATCCTGATGTTCGCCGGCGTCTCGGGCGACACCAACCCGGTGCACCTGGACGCCGAATATGCCGCGACCACCCCGTTCAAGGAGCGCATCGCCCACGGCATGCTGTCGGCCGGGCTGATCTCCGCCGTGCTGGGCACCAAGCTGCCCGGCCCGGGTGCCGTCTATGTCGGCCAGACCCTGAAGTTCAAGGCGCCGGTGAAGATCGGCGACACCGTGGTGGCCGAAGCCAAGGTGATCGAGCTCGACCCCAACAAGAAGCGCGCCGTCTTCGCCACCACCTGCACCGTGCGCGGCAAGGTGGTGGTCGAGGGTGAAGCCACGATCATGGTGCCCGGCCGGCCCGTGGCCGCCTGA
- a CDS encoding peroxiredoxin has protein sequence MTIQVGDSVPEATFMTMTDKGPAPVPSAELFGGKTVVLFGLPGAFTPTCSAKHVPGFVGQADALKAKGVDTIACISVNDAFVMGAWGKDQKVEDKVLMLADGNADFTRKAGLDLDLAGFGMGTRSKRYAVVVKDGKVAALAIEPNPSALDVSSAEAVLKLL, from the coding sequence ATGACGATCCAGGTTGGCGATAGCGTTCCCGAAGCCACCTTCATGACCATGACCGACAAGGGCCCGGCGCCGGTGCCCTCGGCCGAGCTGTTCGGCGGCAAGACCGTGGTGCTGTTCGGCCTGCCCGGTGCCTTCACCCCCACCTGTTCGGCCAAGCATGTGCCGGGCTTCGTCGGTCAGGCCGATGCCCTGAAGGCCAAGGGTGTCGACACCATCGCCTGCATCTCGGTCAACGACGCCTTCGTGATGGGCGCCTGGGGCAAGGACCAGAAGGTCGAGGACAAGGTCCTGATGCTGGCCGACGGCAATGCCGACTTCACCAGGAAGGCCGGCCTCGACCTCGACCTGGCCGGCTTCGGCATGGGCACCCGCTCCAAGCGCTATGCCGTCGTGGTGAAGGACGGCAAGGTCGCCGCCCTGGCGATCGAGCCCAACCCCTCGGCGCTCGACGTCTCGTCGGCCGAAGCGGTGCTGAAGCTGCTGTAA
- a CDS encoding flavin-containing monooxygenase produces the protein MRRAAAGTRSARIGVVGAGIAGLVATKVLRRVGHEVLTFDRTPDVGGVWSTMRHYPGLKTQNTRHTYTFTDHEPPSSWPDFPSAAQWQSHIAAYVERFDLADSLKLSTGIAHAAPTADGWTLTTEAGENHGIDHLVVANGVFSVPRILQWPGADTYAASGGIVKAPSQRLTLDEARGRNVIVVGYGKSACDVAVSLSTVADSVTIVARRLLWKGSKRMLGRDIEDIAMTRMTETMFAHPGVFRPAWSLIRRLTIADQHLGDVGLIPDGRFEDIGQSTSSMMSDGFIQSVRSGAIVVKRDRAVVSLGAGRNAQLDDGAVIPADLVVAATGFEQAVPFLDGAVNIHDEDGNFELFRRILPHDVPNLTFCGYNSSVFSTINAEIGAVWTAAYLAGALQLPPVEQRREQVALELAYMKARTNGNHARGTSVIPFSIRNIDEMLADLGVPLSRWKRLAQWGRRVLPRDYRDAIEGVLRDIGA, from the coding sequence ATGCGCAGGGCAGCGGCTGGTACTCGATCCGCGCGAATTGGTGTTGTCGGAGCCGGCATTGCAGGACTCGTCGCGACCAAAGTGTTGCGGCGTGTCGGCCATGAGGTCTTGACCTTCGACCGAACGCCTGACGTCGGTGGTGTGTGGAGTACGATGAGGCACTATCCAGGCCTGAAGACCCAAAACACCCGTCACACCTATACGTTCACCGATCACGAGCCGCCGAGCTCATGGCCCGACTTCCCGTCAGCCGCGCAATGGCAGTCTCACATCGCGGCGTATGTCGAGCGCTTCGACCTCGCTGACAGCCTGAAGTTGAGCACGGGCATCGCGCATGCTGCGCCAACCGCCGACGGTTGGACGCTGACGACCGAAGCCGGCGAGAATCACGGTATAGACCACCTCGTTGTCGCCAACGGAGTCTTCTCCGTGCCGCGGATTCTACAGTGGCCAGGCGCCGACACCTACGCTGCGTCTGGCGGCATCGTCAAGGCGCCATCGCAGCGCCTGACGCTGGACGAGGCGCGCGGCCGGAACGTGATCGTGGTCGGCTACGGCAAGTCTGCGTGCGACGTTGCTGTCTCCCTCTCGACGGTCGCTGACTCGGTGACGATCGTTGCGCGGCGCCTCTTGTGGAAGGGTTCCAAGCGGATGCTGGGCCGAGACATTGAAGACATCGCAATGACTCGCATGACGGAAACGATGTTCGCTCACCCCGGCGTCTTCCGGCCGGCGTGGTCCCTCATCCGCCGCTTGACGATCGCGGACCAGCATCTCGGTGATGTGGGCTTGATACCGGATGGACGGTTCGAGGACATCGGCCAAAGCACCAGCAGCATGATGTCGGACGGCTTCATTCAGTCTGTTCGCTCCGGTGCTATTGTCGTCAAACGTGACAGAGCAGTCGTCTCATTGGGCGCCGGGCGAAATGCACAACTCGACGACGGAGCAGTCATTCCTGCTGACCTAGTTGTCGCCGCGACCGGATTCGAACAGGCCGTGCCGTTTCTCGATGGGGCGGTAAACATCCATGATGAAGACGGCAACTTCGAGTTGTTCCGGCGGATTCTGCCGCACGATGTTCCGAACCTGACGTTCTGCGGCTACAACTCGTCTGTGTTCAGCACCATCAACGCCGAAATCGGCGCAGTATGGACCGCCGCGTATCTGGCAGGTGCGCTACAACTCCCGCCAGTCGAGCAGCGGCGAGAGCAGGTCGCTCTCGAACTCGCATACATGAAAGCTCGGACCAACGGCAATCACGCCCGCGGAACCAGCGTCATCCCGTTCTCCATTCGAAACATCGACGAGATGTTGGCCGATCTCGGTGTCCCTCTCAGCCGCTGGAAGCGGCTGGCGCAATGGGGACGGCGGGTCCTGCCGCGCGATTACCGCGACGCAATCGAGGGCGTGCTTCGCGATATCGGCGCGTGA